Below is a window of Thermofilum sp. DNA.
AGCCCGTTAAAGCTCCAGCGCTCCAGATTACGGGCGGCGAGCCCACGCTCAGGGACGACTTAGTCGATATAATACGCATTGCGCGCGAAGAGGGCTTTACGCACGTGCAGTTGAACACCAATGGCATAAGGTTAGCTTTCGATCCCGAGCTCGCAGTGAGGGTCAGGCAGGCTGGGGTGAACGTGGTATACATGAGCTTCGATGGAGTATCACCTTACACTAACCCAAAGAACCATTGGGAAGTCCCTTATGCGCTTGATAACCTGCGCAAGGCGCACCTTGGAGTAGTCCTAGTTCCTACAGTGATTAAGAATTACAACTTAACAGATGTGGGAAAGATAATAAAATTTGGTCTAAAACATAATGATATAGTTAGAGGTGTAAACTTCCAACCCGTCTCTATTACCGGCAGAATGCCCCGGAAGGAGCGGGAAAAGGAGAGAGTTACGATACCCGACGTCATCGCTGAGATCGAAAAGCAGACCGATGGCCAGATAAGGAAGGAAGACTGGTACCCAGTCCCGAGTGTAGCTGCCATATCGAGGTTTGTAGAGGCAGTGACTGGAAAGCCGCAGATAACTTTCACTACGCACTTCGCCTGCGGGGCTGCGACATACGTATGGCAGGAGAACGGGGAGATCATACCGATAACCAGGTTTATTCACGTGGATGAGTTTCTAAGCTTCCTCAATGAAAAGGCGGAGGAGATAGAGAAGGGTAAGAGCAGGAAGCTAGCCCTGCTCGAAGTGGTGTTAAAGCTGAGACGGTTCGTGGATTTGGATAAAGCCCCGCGCAGGTTGAAGGAGCGCGGCAAGCTCTCTAAGATGTTGGTCGACATCTTCTTGAAGCATGATTATAAAAGCTTGGGCGAGTTCCACTACAGCACCTTATTCCTGGGAATGATGCACTTCCAGGATCTCTATAATCACGATGTTGCTAGGGTGTCCCGTTGCGATATACACTATGTGATGCCGGACGGACGCCAAGTACCCTTCTGCTCGTTCAACGTGATTCAGGAGCTTTACAGAGAAAGAGCCCAGAGAGCCTTCTCCTATACTCTTAAGGATTGGGAGAAGATAACTGGCCGCTCCGTATTCGAGGACCACTACAAGCGCAACATAAGGAAGCTGATCGCCGGGGAGGCGTACCGCAGGCACTACGAGGGGATAATCGACATCGATAGCATACCTTACGAGGATCACGTAACAGCATCGAAGAGGTTCGGCATACCGGTAGTAGAGGAGTAGTGTTCCGCGCCGGTGGGGAAAGTGAAGTGTTTCTCACTAGAGCTTAAGCGAAAAGACCCCACCCCGCTCGACGTTAAGCTCACCACATCCGCTTTTCTAGTTAAAAACGGTGAGATTGTAAAATTGACTGGTATATCTCGCGAATTTCAAGAAGCGGATATAATAGACTTTGAACGCGAGATCGGCAGCGTCGTGGGTATCACGTATAACGATGTTGTTCACGGTGAAGCATCCGTTAAGGTAGAGGACATCGAGCTGCATCCTCGCGCCAGGGTCGTGAAGGTTTTAGAGGTTGAAGAGAGGCTCACCAGAAGAAAGACACGCTACTTCATTGCTGTAGAAGTTCTGGAAAGCGGTGAGCGGGTGATCTACTCAAGCCACCGTGCGGTGAAATCTAGTAGCGAGCTCCAAGCTCTTTCAAAGCATCTGGGAGTACGAGAGAAAGCCCTTAAGGTGCTTGCGAACCAGATTTAAAATTCTCTCTAAGGAGCGGCAGGTCATTTTTAGCTGCTCAAACAACTGGCTTTATATGCTACGGCTATTGCCGAATAGTAACTCATCTTAAAAGCAATGCTTTTATACTTTTTCTTGGATAAGAGCTCAGATATATAAGCGAGGGGGTCGAATGAGCCTTCAGAGTCGCGAAGAGAAGGAAAAACTTCTCGAGCACTTAATCCTAGTTGTTCAGCAATTGTTGAGTTCTACCAAGTCGAAGCAGCTGTCGATTAAGCTTAGAACCCTTCTCAGGTATACTTACGTCTCCTATATCAAGAAGACGTCCGATATTAGTGTGATCCGGGGCCTTGTTCCTCGGGTGCACCCCCCCGCGTGGCTGACAAACCAGTACTACTACAGGGAGATAGAGCGCGTTCTCCGCGAGAGGTTTAATGCGCGAATAGAGAACCGGAGGCAGTTCCGCTACGTTATTCTACAGAAGCGTTGATCGCTTCGCCTCAAGTTTCTCCTTCTTTAACACCTTTCCTCGTTTTAACCGCTTTACCTCTCTTCAGGCGACCCATCTCCTCTCCCGGTAGCACGGCTCTGCCGACCGCAATTACCGAGCCGGTAGGCTGTGCTACAATGCACACGTCATCACCTGGAAGAATGTTGGGGTCTGCCTTTACTACGTGTTTGCTGAAGAGGTTTCTTCCCTGCGATACAAACTCAGCCACGTCTTGGGTTGTCTCAACAGCGTAGCCTACAGGCTGATTCGAGGCCCGTAAGAGTCTCCAGCCTTCTGGAGTTAATACGAGGAATCCGTCGCTGCTGCGAAGGGTCATCGCCAGCTTTCCGTCTACGTATACGTGTCTAATCCGCCCTGT
It encodes the following:
- a CDS encoding radical SAM protein; its protein translation is MSRQILRRDEEARVNYAELRNASFDELKSVAEKMRPLLMPKPGVDYRVYLSVKPSLAEGEELVTYTQSACPECYSLLTAVIFKRDGKVWIRKVCPEHGEFEELYFGDADMYERYRRYQVEGKGNVVTHVPLTALCPYNCGVCPRHKSHAALINIVATNRCDLSCYYCFFFATKSGFVYEPSLEHIRYMLRQARLTEPVKAPALQITGGEPTLRDDLVDIIRIAREEGFTHVQLNTNGIRLAFDPELAVRVRQAGVNVVYMSFDGVSPYTNPKNHWEVPYALDNLRKAHLGVVLVPTVIKNYNLTDVGKIIKFGLKHNDIVRGVNFQPVSITGRMPRKEREKERVTIPDVIAEIEKQTDGQIRKEDWYPVPSVAAISRFVEAVTGKPQITFTTHFACGAATYVWQENGEIIPITRFIHVDEFLSFLNEKAEEIEKGKSRKLALLEVVLKLRRFVDLDKAPRRLKERGKLSKMLVDIFLKHDYKSLGEFHYSTLFLGMMHFQDLYNHDVARVSRCDIHYVMPDGRQVPFCSFNVIQELYRERAQRAFSYTLKDWEKITGRSVFEDHYKRNIRKLIAGEAYRRHYEGIIDIDSIPYEDHVTASKRFGIPVVEE
- a CDS encoding PUA domain-containing protein, producing the protein MSGRRAPPTKWELRQIAAVFLYLYGAHVEPLLESRTVEVERSPTTGRIRHVYVDGKLAMTLRSSDGFLVLTPEGWRLLRASNQPVGYAVETTQDVAEFVSQGRNLFSKHVVKADPNILPGDDVCIVAQPTGSVIAVGRAVLPGEEMGRLKRGKAVKTRKGVKEGET